CGTTGAGGCGGCCCGGTTGTTGCGGCTTACCATCGGCCTGCCATTGCTCGCGCGCTTGGCCGCCCTTCCACGCCTTGGTGGTGAAGCCCAGAACCTCGACCTTGACGGCGCAGCGTTCCAGCGTGCGGGCCAGAATCTCGGCGGACAGCGCCGCCACCGTGATGGGCCGCCCGCGCATGGAACCGGAATTGTCGATCAGCAGCGTCACCACGGTGTCGCGGAAATCGGTTTCCTTCTCGTGCTTGAACGACAGCGAATGGGTGGGGTTGGCGACGATGCGGGCCAGCCGCCCGGTATCGAGGATGCCTTCTTCCAGGTCGAAGTTCCATGACCGCGTCTGCTGCGCCATCAGCTTGCGTTGCAAGCGGTTGGCCAGTTTGGAGACGACGCCTTGCAGATGGCTCATCTGCTGGTCGAGCTGATTGCGCAACCGGGTCATTTCCTCGGGCTCGCACAATTCTTCCGCCGTGATCACCTGATCGTACTTGGTGGTATAGGGGTGATAGGGCTTTTCGCCATTGGCGCCGGCCTGGGGGGTGAAGGTCTGGCGCTGGCGCGACGGCCCGCCGGCTTCCTCGGTGCCGGCGCCGGTCATCAGCACCTCTTCCGAGGCGCTTTCCAAACCGTCCTGCTCGCCCGAGCCCTCGGCGGCACTGGGCGCCGCCTTGGGTTCCCCCTCGCCCTGCTGACCCTGGCTCTGGCTGTCGCCGTCCTTGTCCTTCTGCCCTTCCGACTGGCCTTCGCGTGCCTCTTGGCCTTCCTCGTCCGACTGCTTTTCTTCCGATTCCAGTTCGGATTCGTCGAAGATGTCCAACTGGACCAGCAGATCCTTGAGGCCGCCGGCAAAAGCATCTTCGTTGGCGATCAGGTCGCGCAGGCCATCGAGGCTGTGCCCGATCTTTTCCTCGATATAGGGCCGCCACAGGTTGACGGCGCGCTCGGCCGCCGCCGGCGGTTCAAGTCCGGTGAAGTGCTCGCGAGCGATGAAGCGCATGGCTTCCGACAGCGGCATGTCGTCGCGCTTGGTGATGCGGTCGATGCCCTCGGCCCGGCAGCGCTGTTCCAGCACGCCAGCGATGTTTTCCGCCACCCCGGCCATGCGCCGGGCGCCCAGGGCCTCGATGCGGGCCTGCTCCACCGCCTCATAGACCTTGCGGGCCTGCGGGTCGGGCGGCATGCGCCGGGCATGTACGGAATCGTTGTGATAGCGAAAGCGCAGAGCCACCGCGTCGGCGGTGCCGCGCAGACGCACCAGATCGCCCGCCGTCAGGTTCTTTTGCGGGCTGGGCAGCTTGATTTCCAGCCCGCGCACCGTGGCGGCACCGGCAACGAAGCCCACATCCAGATCGGCGCGCCCGGCAATGGCGCGCAGGGCCATGGCGGTGGCCCGCTTCATGGTGTCGGTGGGGCTTTCGTCGCGCGTCGGTGCCGACGACGACGGATTTGCCGAATTGCGCTCTGGCACCGGCCAGACTCCTTTACAGGGCGACCCGCGCCGGGGTTTCGGGCAGTTCGGTTCCGAAGCAGCGCTGGTAGTATTCAGCAATGATCGGGCGCTCGACCTCGTCGCACTTGTTGAGGAAGGTGAGACGGAAGGCAAAGGCGATGTCACCGAAAATGGTGACGTTTTCAGCCCAGGTGATCACCGTGCGCGGGCTCATGACCGTCGAGATATCACCGTTCATGAAGCCCTGACGCGACAAATCGGCCAACGACACCATCCGGCCGATGGTGGTTCGGCCATCGTCGTTGTCATAGCTCGGCAGCTTGGCGGCGATGATGGCGCATTCGGCATCGTGCTCAAGGTAATTGAGGGTGGCGACGATGTTCCAGCGGTCCATCTGGCCCTGGTTGATCTGCTGGGTGCCGTGATAAAGGCCGGTGGTGTCGCCCAGGCCCACGGTGTTGGCGGTGGAAAACAGCCGGAAGGCCTTGTGCGGACGGATCACCCGGTTCTGGTCCAGAAGGGTCAGCTTGCCCTCCACTTCCAGCACGCGCTGGATCACGAACATGACGTCGGGGCGACCGGCGTCGTATTCATCGAACACCAGGGCGCAAGGGTGCTGCAACGCCCATGGCAGGATGCCCTCGCGGAACTCGGTGATCTGCTTGCCGTCCTTCAGCACGATGGCATCCTTGCCGATCAGGTCGATGCGGCTGACATGGCTGTCGAGATTGACACGGATGCACGGCCAATTGAGGCGCGCCGCCACCTGCTCGATATGGGTGGATTTGCCGGTGCCGTGATAGCCCTGGACCATGACGCGACGGTTGAAGGCGAAGCCGGCCAGGATGGCCAGCGTGGTGTCGCGGTCGAAGCGATAGGCGGGATCGATGTCCGGAACATGTTCCGAGCCGACGCTGAAGGCGGGGACGCTCAGATCCACGTCGATGCCGAAGACGTCGCGGACGTTCAGCGTGATATCGGGCATGGCGAGCGGATGATCCGAAGCAAGCGGGCTGGCAGTGGTCGCGGTCATGATGATGTGATTTTCCCTCTTGGCCGGCGGTCCGGCGGTCAATCTTCTGCTGTCAGGCTGTCAAGCAAGGTCTTGTAAGCCTGAGAGATCACTTTAAAGGTTTCCTCGGCGTCCTTGTCGCCGCCATTGGCATCGGGGTGATGCTGTTTGACCAGCTTCTTGTAGCACGCTTTCAGGGTGGCGACCGATGGCATTTCCGTCAACCCCAGCACGCGCAGGGCTGCTTCTTCCGGTGAGGGCGGGCGGGTACGGGCTTTTTTCATCTCTTCCGCCTCTTCCTCGAACACGCCCAAGGGATCGTGCATGGAAAAGGTGAAGTGCTTGTTGCCGGTCTTGGCCCCCAACGGCCACGTCTGACGCTGCCAGGTGGTGGAGCGGCGGATTTCATCCTCGATCTGGTCTTGGCTCATGCCCTTGTAGAAATCCCATGAGGCGTTGTAGGCGCGCACGTGATCGAGGCAGAACCAGTAATATTCGTTCAACTGATCGCGGGAGCGCGGCGCGCGGAACTCCCCCGCCCCGTTACAGCCGGGATGGTCGCAGTCCCGTACTGCCGGCTTCGATGCCGGGTCGGGATGCCAAGTGGACCAGGACCGTTTCGACGAATTCGCTTTCATCTCGACAATATGATGGGCGACGGCGAACGAGGCAAGGCGAGGATAAAATCAGGTCTGCCAAAGCCATATTTAACAGCCTATTGCGTGTTAATTACAATGCGCCAAAACGGTTAATGGTGAAGGGCAAGATTCTGAAAAATATAGCTTTTCCGGCATATGCCTTTATGGTTAATAATTGCTAATTTCAATGCTTACACACCACAAAATACAACAGACCTTTCGCCTTAATTGGCGATGAGAAGGGGTTGCCATGAACGCAAAAACTACCTCTATCAGCGCACGCGTGTGGGCACCTGTACTTCTTTTGATTGTCGCCCTCGCCATGCTGACCGGCTACAGCCTGAAATTGCTGTCCACCTCGGTGATGGAAGAACATCAGGCCAAGGTCAAGAGCATCGTCGAAACCGCCATCGGCATCATGGGGCGCTACCGCAAGGAAGTGGATGCCGGCCGTCTGAGTGAAGAGGATGCCCGCAAGCAGGCGTTCAGGGCCCTGGATGGCATGCGCTATGACGGCAGCGAGTATATTTTCGCCTTCGACGACAAGGCGACCACCTATGTCCATCCGAAAGCCGATCTGATCGGCAAAAGTCTTATCGAACTGAAGGACGTGAACGGCGTCTATATCGTGCGCGAACTGATCAACCAGGCCAAAGCCGGCGGTGGTTATGTCCATTACGTCTGGCCCCGCACCGGAACAGATGCGCCGGTTCCCAAGATCTCTTATGCCCAAATGGTTCCCGGCTGGAACTTCATGGTTGGGACCGGTGTCTATGTGGACGATATCGATGCCATGATCCGGGGTTTGGCGGTCGAATTGGGGTTGGTGGCCCTTGTCGTGATCTTGGTCACCCTGGTCATGGCCTGGATGGCCATCCGGTCGGTGGTCTCGCCGTTGCGCCAAATGACCGCGCGCATGAACAGCTTGGCCGCCGGTGACGCCGACAGCCCGGTGATCGGCGATGACCGCGGCGACGATATCGGCGCCATGGCCAAGGCCCTATTGGTCTTCCGCGACAATGCCCGCGACAAGATCCGGTTGGAGGCCGAACAGGAAGCGGCGGCCAAGCGGGCCGAATC
This is a stretch of genomic DNA from Magnetospirillum gryphiswaldense MSR-1 v2. It encodes these proteins:
- the cobS gene encoding cobaltochelatase subunit CobS, giving the protein MTATTASPLASDHPLAMPDITLNVRDVFGIDVDLSVPAFSVGSEHVPDIDPAYRFDRDTTLAILAGFAFNRRVMVQGYHGTGKSTHIEQVAARLNWPCIRVNLDSHVSRIDLIGKDAIVLKDGKQITEFREGILPWALQHPCALVFDEYDAGRPDVMFVIQRVLEVEGKLTLLDQNRVIRPHKAFRLFSTANTVGLGDTTGLYHGTQQINQGQMDRWNIVATLNYLEHDAECAIIAAKLPSYDNDDGRTTIGRMVSLADLSRQGFMNGDISTVMSPRTVITWAENVTIFGDIAFAFRLTFLNKCDEVERPIIAEYYQRCFGTELPETPARVAL
- the cobT gene encoding cobaltochelatase subunit CobT encodes the protein MPERNSANPSSSAPTRDESPTDTMKRATAMALRAIAGRADLDVGFVAGAATVRGLEIKLPSPQKNLTAGDLVRLRGTADAVALRFRYHNDSVHARRMPPDPQARKVYEAVEQARIEALGARRMAGVAENIAGVLEQRCRAEGIDRITKRDDMPLSEAMRFIAREHFTGLEPPAAAERAVNLWRPYIEEKIGHSLDGLRDLIANEDAFAGGLKDLLVQLDIFDESELESEEKQSDEEGQEAREGQSEGQKDKDGDSQSQGQQGEGEPKAAPSAAEGSGEQDGLESASEEVLMTGAGTEEAGGPSRQRQTFTPQAGANGEKPYHPYTTKYDQVITAEELCEPEEMTRLRNQLDQQMSHLQGVVSKLANRLQRKLMAQQTRSWNFDLEEGILDTGRLARIVANPTHSLSFKHEKETDFRDTVVTLLIDNSGSMRGRPITVAALSAEILARTLERCAVKVEVLGFTTKAWKGGQAREQWQADGKPQQPGRLNDLRHIVYKAADAPWRRARKNLGLMLREGILKENIDGEALLWAHDRLIARSEQRRILMVISDGAPVDDSTLSVNSGNYLEKHLRDVIDYVETKSPVELIAIGIGHDVTRYYRRAVTIMDAEELGGAVMRQLTALFDEEGVTGAIRPGLR
- a CDS encoding J domain-containing protein; the encoded protein is MKANSSKRSWSTWHPDPASKPAVRDCDHPGCNGAGEFRAPRSRDQLNEYYWFCLDHVRAYNASWDFYKGMSQDQIEDEIRRSTTWQRQTWPLGAKTGNKHFTFSMHDPLGVFEEEAEEMKKARTRPPSPEEAALRVLGLTEMPSVATLKACYKKLVKQHHPDANGGDKDAEETFKVISQAYKTLLDSLTAED